catgaccaCTCCCCAGTACCCAGacctagatgccagactagactcaagctcaacaaggtcttctttccccgctgattccgccaagcccgttccctttcatgtggtttcgctacatagtaggtagggacagattctcgttcatccatttatgtctccatcagctacagcttctacactatccatataggtgatggcctcaacctctaatgccgtccttgctccttctcagggcccaccaccttctcctcatgctgttactgctgccgcctgccagtacccagctctagatgccagttaccaatgctgtccacgatccgtctcagggcctaccgcctcctcctcccagtactcagctctagatgccagttaagaatgtcatccacacttcttcctgctgctgcatgaccactgcccagtacccagctctagatgccagactagactcaagctcaactgggtcttctttccccgctgattctgccaagcctgttccctttcatgtgctttcactcgatagcaggccctgagacggagtgtgaaaggcattagtaactggcatctagagctgggtgtagtgcatctttaaagacaccccgaagtgtgtaatgcaagtgtgtgaTCTGAAATTTGTGactgaatgtagaaggccacgttttctgcttcatccatcgataccacgctttatcggacagaatttctgtgtatgttaccccggaactgggaagtgggacagcagtccctctgtatttGTCGGGGGGATGGGATGGGAGACAACGGTATGTTTAacaggaaccgagaggtcctgaaTGACCACATTGAGGCATTAAGTTATTAAGCTCAGCAGATGTCCaaagacttctccacaacaagtatgtggccgtcctgggagactccattcaaagatccgtcaacaatcttgtgaaaatactgcagaatgatgagtttcggattgagaaccagctgaaagggaagggtgagatgtaatttgcaaacgacacgttgagggatctctgggtgaaatgcacaatggcataatttaccgcgaagtgcgtcattacagaactgaccaccactttgcacagttctatttcctgacccgtgtctcttcagAGTACATGTGCTTGCGGACttcgaacatggacctcagcctgacgttgtcatcatcaacttgtGTATATAGTATGTTAACAGGTATCATGaacaatcactgcaaatgtacaaaaccaacctggaccaccggtttattcggctcaccgagtgGGCCaaatgtccatgtctgttggattcaaagctggtgaagtgctagagtacccaattcctaatgtgcgctgggacatcatagaagggaatttctacagcgccactctggcagatttgcaccaatttgatgtgactgacatgcacttccacttcgagctgcgctccaggttTAAAGATtacacccactcgaatcagctgacTCATCGGAAGTaaacctgcatcctgatggctcatattgatcaagcctggggcatgcagcaggaacagcagggagaagaggcggtgggctggctcagagatggagtgtggacagcattggtaactggcatctagagctgggtattgggcaggcggcagtagtaaaagcatgaggaggaggcggtgggccctgagacggagcaaagacagcattagaggttgaggccatcacctatatggacagtgtagaagctgtagcttttggagacatgaatggatgaacgagattccaatctgtccctacctactagaaatgtcataaaaaaagcagaatctaattttaaacaaaacacaccATTAACGCCAATAACGCCATTAACACCATtcccagcatggtggctcaggggttagcactccagcctttgcagtgctggttccaagttcaaatcccagccaggacactgactgcatggaatttgcaggttctccctgtctgcatgggtttcctcctacatcccaaaaacatgcaattaggttacaTGGATTCcttctaaaattgaccttagactacattaatgccatatgactatagtagagacattagattgtgagctctttttagtgacatgactatggactttgtacagtgctgtgtaatatgatggtgctatataaatactgtgtaataataatgacatattccTGATAATCTCAGGTTCACTAAACCAGAACTAGACAATTAGCTTTATCTGGTCAGGATGGCTGAGTGGTCTAAGGTGCTGTATTCAGGTTGCAGTCTCCACTGGAGGTGTAGATTTCAATCCCACTTTTgacagataacttttttttttcttcagtactACTATTTTAGTTTAGTCTTGAAGACACAAGACGTAATTTTAACAACATTACTTAACAACATaactacattttaaagtgaactgcATCCTTCTCGTCTAACACAGTTACAGTGCGTTTCCCACTAGTACGCCTACATTTCCCAACATGCCTAGCTCAGTGTGTATCGTCACTTCCTGCCACTGGCGGCGGGAGTTTGTTATAAGAAAATGAAGCTACCGTTGTGGGGGAGGTGTGTTTAATAtagcggtaaaaaaaaaaaaaaactagaatattAGGTATGGCTGAGAGCCCCGCTGCCCCATCTGTCCGGCTGGAGCTCGGCACCCTGCACTCGGCTGACCAGGAGCCCCTCCACCTCCTGCCTTGCGTTATACAGAGCCGGGGAGCTGCCAGAGTCAAGGAATTCTTCACCCCAGCCATGAGGAATGCCTcaggaggtaagtggccagcttaTGGATCAGGGAGGGCACCAGACCTGTcaattttctttattgtgtttGCTCACCTTTGCAGTATTGTCACTCCTATTTTTGCTGTTGTTGATACAAACCACAGTAGAGCTCACTTCACACTTatacatgcataaaaaaacatgcacattggCACAGGGTGATTAGATGGTGACCGCATCTCCAATCAATATAATGTATGGGTCATTTCTAAACAATATAATGAATTGGACCTGTATTTTAACCTGATCTAGCAATTGCATCTAGGCTTCATATATAATAACCTGTGCAGATTTTCTTTtcagaggaagtgacaggaggatTTTTGCCATCTAAGCATCTCCATAGACTTGTATTCAACAGCTCATGAACACTTTTGGTAGGTGTTTATTGGCATTCATGGTaaaaaaggcagccaggtgtaGAGGTCAGTCAGGTACAAGCGGCAGCCAGGGTATAGGTGTAGGCTCAGGGAAGAAAAAAGCCAGGTGGCTGCCTTTTTCATAGGCTGTTCCCCCACCCTAGCATGTGGGGGCAGACATCTAGAGGACCCCTTCATGaaagggggctttcagattcTAAATAACCCCTCACCGCTACATTGTGGGATAGGGACCTTCGCAGGTGGGtctggttttaaaaattgcaggtGGACTCCACATCATGGtgggtgggaaaaaaaacacagatatatcataatataataaaaattaccaCCTGGCTACCTTTTGTTTCCCCGCCCAAAGCAAGCTTTTGGAGGCGCTTTTTGATAGTAAAAACATCTATAAATGCCTGCACAGGCGTTTATTGACACTAGTGTTTTTGCAGAGTAGGCTGCCAGGAGTGTTTAAAAGCCACGTTTTTCAGAAGCAGGTGTAATAAAGCCCTATCTGATGCTGCTGAGATTACAGCTAAACTTcagccaagttaaaaaaaaaaaaatatatattgggttaaaaaaaaatcagatacagttgtgtatgaattattttattgttttgcaagtAGCACAATCAACTGACAAAGAAGATACTCAAACGATTGGGCAAAtaactttgtcattgtttgtaattCCAGATGAAATTGCAGATAAACTAGATGTAAATAAGAGAGCACTGCTTATACTGGAAGGCTGTCCCCCTTCCTTCTCGCTTCTTATTACAATGTCCCTAATATCATCTACCTTCTGAAAATAAAAACGCCAAGCAGCTGCACTGAACTGACCCACCTAAAAATGTTACTTAGTGCCATGTCTGTATTCAGACCTTCACTGCTTAACCTTGCTGCAAGTGACAACAGCTCTCCTCTGCTTGGCTGTTGGTACTTCCTCCATGTCACATGGGTGCTCCACCTATCTAAAATTGCTTGGGGGGAACACTGGCTGGCCTAAGTGTGCAGTGACAGATCAGAAATCCGTGGTAAGAAAAGACTGGCTAATAGGTTATAACAAGAACATTgcttggtatttttttatgttgtatttttctcATAATTCCTATTATTTCCTACAGGTAAAAAGGTCTCGTTTAGAGGCAGAATGTTCCGAGGGCAGGAGGTTACTGTCCCCCAAGGTTATATGGGGATTGTCCTGAAGGAGGATAATAAACCTTTCTCTGAGGAAGAGGTAAAACTGCTGACATCACTTGGCATGATCaaattagattatatatatattccacacctttaaaacagaagttggcaataaaatattcagtatCTCTGGTGTATCCCCTCTCATGGCTAGGTCCTCTTCCCATTTGTAAACATTAAAACAGCAGTGTGCGGTCATTAAAATGAACTGGCTTTTGACACAGAACTCTCACAGAGTTATATGATTGAGTACACATATATTAGGCATGTTGTagttcatagtttttttttctttttaaagcagtaaatggtgttttactgttttataaatgtgcctcTTGGAGATCTTTGGGTGTTTTTAAGTCGGTCTGTCTTTATTTTGaggtttttgtttgttatttgacAAACATGTCTGCTTGGCTCTGGGATATGAGTATTTGTATTCCCAACGTTGCAATACAGATTTTTGCCTGGTATTGTCtggcaataaaaacaattgtaaaaattaACACAAGTCCGTTAACAGTGACAATACATTTCTATAATGACAGTTTAAGCACTTCCACATCATTTTCCTCTAAAGACTGTTCACTAACTGCTAACCGCTTCATACTAATTGATGGTCCATCTAAGTAGATTGTAGTTTTTAATCTGATTTTAGTGTGTGGACATCTTAAACTGAACTTTCTGACACACATGACTTGTTCAGCATTTAGGTTAGGTTTAGGATTTCTTTAATGTGGACATCATATTGCTTTGCCCTTCTTAATTTCAGGATCGTTCACTGACAGTCAGAACTACCTTCCAGTCTTTTACACAGTGGAACCTGGAAATGCCACCATCTGCAGATGATGCTCTAGTGATGTCTTTAGCATGGCCGAAAATTGCTTCTGCGGTAACACAAGGacacaattatatttaatatcGCAGTAatacaaaatgtctttttgtaGAGAATTTAGATTATACAATCTGCTTTGTATAGCCAGTAAGTCCTACTTTGTCAGAATTTTATAGAAGTACCTACTTCAGCTTGACAATATACAAACAGGCATAATTAAGCTAGTTAAATCAGTGGACACATTGTAACCATTTCAATACTATTACAGGTATTTTATCTGTATTCTAGCAGATATCATTTACAGGGATATTATAGGTACTACATAGAGTTGTCACAGATTAATACCACAAGATGAAAAAAAGCCACCATTTAAAATTTGCAACAAATGTCAGAATCCTGGTGGTGTGGTGTATGTTTGCCATATGTGGACTACACACTTATAGACTTTCTATGGTTCCACAAAACCTGAGGAAAGATTTGCAGGATTATTTACAGTCAGTAACTACCCTTTTAGGTACACCTTACAAGTACCTGCTTGGATCCCGCTTTACTGTCAGAACTGCCATGATTTCTCAAGGCATAGGTTCAAAAAGATGCTGGAAACATTCAGCatggattttggtccatattggcaTGATAAAATCatacagttgctgcagatttgtcagctgtaTATTCATGTGATCGTCCCTTATACAACATCCAAAAGTCGCTCTTTTTGATTGAGATCTGGGGACTGGAGGTCATTTGAATACAGTGTACTTGCTGTCATTTTAAGGAAACCAATTTCATTTGAACCCAGGCaatatttttcccattttctctTGTGCAAATTTGTGAGCTTGTGGTAATTGTACGCTCAGCTGCCTATTCTGAGTTTACAAGAATCTCACCTGGTGTGGGTAGTCACTTGTCTGCTGTAGTCCTTCAAGTGCTTGAAGGTTTGACACTTTTATGCATTCAGATATGCTCTTTTGTATACCTTGGTTGTAGCAAATTTGAGTTACTATTCTCTATCAGCTCAACCCAGTCTGACTTCAACAACTTTGAATccctaaaggaaacctgtgcaaAAAAGGCTGTCTTAATCCAAAATGTCACTAACATGGCAAGGATCAGTAGTTCTAGTTTTTCTCTGACAATATTTGCTGAATACATGTTCTATGTAATGGACCTACAAAACATGACCAGATGCAGCCATGTCAGCAGTGGCAATCTCTGAAGTTCCCTCAGTGCAGCTTCCACTTTATAGGCTAATTCCCTTTTGACTTTTGAA
The genomic region above belongs to Pyxicephalus adspersus chromosome 9, UCB_Pads_2.0, whole genome shotgun sequence and contains:
- the RNASEH2C gene encoding ribonuclease H2 subunit C, giving the protein MAESPAAPSVRLELGTLHSADQEPLHLLPCVIQSRGAARVKEFFTPAMRNASGGKKVSFRGRMFRGQEVTVPQGYMGIVLKEDNKPFSEEEDRSLTVRTTFQSFTQWNLEMPPSADDALVMSLAWPKIASAVHANID